A window of the Butyricimonas virosa genome harbors these coding sequences:
- a CDS encoding IS3 family transposase — translation MTEHLCNSLGYSKQAYYKSLRADRGGEERERYVLSIVQDIRRDMPNLGVNKLWNMLGSNGLPVGRDWLYRLLHLHDLMIKQKKYRVITTDSRAWHRQFPNLVKGFRVTRPNQVWVSDITYLSTSAGFVYLSLVTDAYSRRITGWEVHPTLDSSGPVKALCRALATLPSNFSDKLVHHSDRGGQYCSSLYTGILKEHGIQVSVTQDGSPYDNGIAERVNWILKREWLNDMVLRDIDQARMQVERIIGIYNTRRPHMAIGLKVPDQAHRDKKELFARVMY, via the coding sequence GTGACGGAACACCTTTGCAATTCCCTTGGCTACAGCAAGCAGGCTTATTACAAGAGCCTCCGGGCCGATCGTGGAGGCGAGGAACGCGAGCGTTACGTTCTTTCCATCGTCCAGGATATTCGCCGTGACATGCCTAACCTCGGGGTTAATAAATTGTGGAACATGCTGGGGTCTAACGGTCTGCCCGTCGGTCGGGATTGGCTTTATCGTTTGCTTCACCTTCACGATTTAATGATAAAACAGAAGAAGTACCGGGTGATCACGACGGATTCCCGGGCGTGGCATCGCCAGTTCCCGAACCTGGTGAAAGGGTTTCGAGTTACCCGGCCCAACCAGGTATGGGTCAGCGACATCACGTACCTGTCAACGAGTGCCGGTTTCGTGTACCTCTCGCTGGTAACCGACGCTTATTCCCGGCGGATCACGGGCTGGGAAGTTCACCCGACACTGGACTCGTCCGGTCCCGTGAAGGCCTTGTGCCGGGCGTTGGCGACGCTGCCTTCCAACTTTAGCGACAAGCTTGTTCATCACTCGGATCGGGGTGGGCAATACTGCTCCTCGCTGTACACCGGGATTTTGAAAGAACACGGTATTCAAGTGAGCGTGACACAAGATGGCTCTCCTTACGATAACGGTATCGCCGAGAGAGTGAACTGGATTTTGAAACGGGAATGGTTAAACGATATGGTCTTGAGAGATATCGACCAGGCGAGAATGCAAGTGGAGAGAATTATCGGGATATACAACACGAGAAGACCACACATGGCTATCGGGTTGAAAGTTCCTGACCAGGCACACCGCGATAAAAAAGAGTTATTCGCCAGGGTCATGTATTGA
- a CDS encoding DUF2851 family protein, translated as MTEEFLQYVWANSLFTSMACVSTKGKRVEILNVGFQNRDAGPDFFNAKVRINDVVQVGNVEIHQKGSDWFRHAHEKDSAYNNVILSVVGEADMEVYDSRGREIDAITLVYDNRLWDEYVFMQGVPVEPRCHRHLKEIDSTRLEMLFTGYAIERLERKCKDIQVMLRETKNDWEECFYRMLVRYWSGNVNADVFAQLAQNLSYKKVIRSSESLFRVEALLLGYAGLLADVPEADEYALRLREEYEYQAAKFQLKAMNVSQWKFMRIRPIAFPTVRLPLLASLMMRFNFLLSSVLDASDVSEIYGLLDVTASSYWDTHYKLGVFSMKRVKKLGNSMKNVIIINALIPFLFIYGKERGEERYCDKALRWLEELKAERNHVSEAWTRYGVQVNSALQSQALLQVKREYCDTHRCLHCKIGAEIFRRVGRG; from the coding sequence ATGACAGAAGAGTTTTTGCAGTATGTATGGGCGAATTCGCTTTTCACGAGTATGGCGTGTGTGTCAACCAAGGGGAAAAGAGTAGAAATTTTGAATGTCGGTTTTCAGAATCGAGATGCCGGACCGGATTTCTTTAATGCTAAAGTGCGTATCAATGATGTCGTACAAGTGGGAAACGTGGAGATTCATCAGAAAGGAAGTGATTGGTTTCGTCATGCTCACGAAAAAGATTCTGCCTATAATAATGTTATTCTCTCCGTGGTGGGTGAGGCCGACATGGAAGTATATGATTCTCGTGGTCGGGAAATTGATGCGATCACCCTAGTCTATGATAATCGGTTATGGGATGAGTATGTTTTCATGCAGGGAGTACCTGTTGAACCCCGTTGTCATCGACACTTGAAAGAGATTGATTCGACTCGCTTGGAAATGTTGTTTACGGGGTATGCGATCGAGCGGTTGGAACGTAAATGTAAAGATATTCAGGTGATGTTGCGGGAGACTAAAAATGACTGGGAGGAATGTTTTTACCGGATGTTGGTACGTTACTGGTCTGGGAACGTGAATGCTGATGTTTTCGCCCAGTTGGCTCAAAACTTATCTTACAAGAAAGTGATTCGTAGTAGCGAATCTCTTTTCCGGGTGGAGGCATTGCTTTTAGGATATGCCGGTTTGTTGGCTGACGTACCAGAAGCAGACGAGTATGCCCTTCGTTTGCGGGAGGAGTACGAGTACCAAGCAGCCAAATTTCAACTGAAAGCCATGAATGTTTCTCAATGGAAATTCATGCGGATTCGTCCGATTGCTTTTCCCACGGTTCGCTTGCCCTTGCTGGCCTCTTTGATGATGCGTTTCAATTTCTTACTTTCCAGCGTGCTGGATGCCTCGGACGTGTCGGAAATTTATGGTTTACTGGACGTAACCGCCTCTTCTTATTGGGATACTCACTATAAATTAGGAGTGTTTTCTATGAAACGGGTGAAGAAACTGGGGAATAGCATGAAGAATGTAATTATTATCAATGCCTTGATACCGTTCCTGTTCATTTACGGGAAAGAGCGGGGAGAAGAACGATATTGTGATAAGGCGTTACGATGGCTGGAAGAGCTGAAGGCGGAACGTAATCATGTTTCGGAGGCGTGGACCCGTTACGGGGTACAGGTGAATTCCGCTTTGCAGTCCCAAGCTTTGTTACAAGTAAAACGGGAATATTGTGATACACATCGTTGTCTGCATTGTAAAATTGGAGCGGAAATATTCCGTCGGGTAGGAAGAGGTTGA
- the thiM gene encoding hydroxyethylthiazole kinase, giving the protein MLDQIWENIQRVKAESPLVHNITNAVVMNNTANALLAAGASPIMAHALEEIDEMVALCRATVINIGTLDRFTVESMKAAIRRANEVGHPVVLDPVGAGATSFRNQTLRDILVAGTPTFIRGNASEIMTMAGLSTQSKGVDSSESSLNSLDAAKALSQRVGCIVCVSGETDLVVEGDRVVYLHNGSPMMEKVTGLGCTASAILGAFAAVVKNPFMAAVSATSFMGVCGEIAVGISQGPGTLQLHLYDVMYNLSREQFMQTVRVSE; this is encoded by the coding sequence ATGTTGGATCAAATTTGGGAAAATATCCAGCGGGTGAAGGCAGAATCCCCACTGGTGCATAATATAACAAATGCCGTGGTGATGAATAACACTGCAAATGCGTTACTTGCCGCAGGTGCATCACCGATTATGGCACACGCCTTGGAAGAGATTGACGAGATGGTGGCTTTATGTCGTGCCACGGTAATTAATATTGGTACATTGGATCGTTTTACCGTGGAATCCATGAAAGCGGCCATCCGGCGGGCAAACGAAGTGGGGCATCCCGTGGTACTTGATCCCGTGGGTGCCGGGGCCACGAGTTTTCGTAATCAAACGTTAAGGGATATATTGGTAGCCGGAACTCCAACTTTTATACGGGGAAATGCATCTGAGATCATGACTATGGCAGGATTATCAACACAATCCAAGGGAGTAGATAGTTCCGAATCTTCTTTAAATAGCCTTGATGCTGCCAAAGCGTTAAGCCAGCGTGTAGGGTGTATCGTTTGTGTTAGCGGGGAGACGGATCTAGTGGTAGAAGGCGACCGGGTAGTATATCTGCATAACGGTTCTCCGATGATGGAAAAAGTGACCGGGTTGGGGTGTACAGCTTCGGCTATTCTGGGGGCATTTGCCGCGGTTGTAAAGAATCCATTTATGGCAGCCGTTAGTGCTACTTCTTTCATGGGGGTATGTGGCGAGATTGCCGTGGGGATATCTCAAGGCCCTGGAACATTGCAACTTCATTTGTATGATGTAATGTATAACTTGAGCCGGGAACAATTCATGCAGACTGTACGAGTTTCAGAATAA
- a CDS encoding FecR family protein produces MTLKTREYIVQLIVRQVQGILDDEGQRELLEWRESFPENEVLFQRMTSRVHFEESLKVCEMTNEEMENEWKLIRGKTIGSYRLVLKRLLPYAAILVVALLVGGIWVLGERDSLLPDDSLVAKAHRVKKIEPQAILVMGDGTTINLKDSVSLAALVSMKMALSADEDVLTYTKGSVDTVIEYHTMKIPRGGEYVLVLSDGTTVYLNAESELMYPVKFRGNDRRVFLKGEAYFDVKRDTSKPFIVEANSLDVRVLGTEFGVRAYQDETCIRTTLKKGKVSVENKGSGIVLTPGMQASFDKETSKMDVQEVNVNLFLAWKDGRLVFDNCSLENILKDLGKWYDFDVRYEREDARLIPFSLNIKKHDAFAEVLHLLEDTGCVEFDIENNIVIVK; encoded by the coding sequence ATGACATTGAAAACAAGAGAATATATCGTACAGTTAATTGTCCGCCAAGTACAGGGGATATTGGACGATGAGGGGCAAAGAGAGTTACTCGAATGGCGGGAAAGTTTCCCCGAGAATGAGGTCCTTTTTCAAAGAATGACTTCCCGAGTTCATTTTGAAGAGAGTTTGAAGGTCTGCGAGATGACAAACGAAGAGATGGAAAACGAATGGAAGTTGATCCGTGGGAAAACGATAGGAAGTTACCGTTTGGTCTTAAAACGGTTGCTACCGTATGCGGCGATACTGGTTGTGGCCCTGTTGGTTGGAGGAATCTGGGTGTTGGGAGAGAGGGATTCCTTGTTACCCGATGATTCTTTGGTGGCTAAAGCCCACCGGGTAAAGAAAATCGAACCACAAGCGATATTGGTTATGGGGGACGGGACCACGATTAATTTGAAGGATTCCGTTTCACTGGCCGCATTGGTGTCCATGAAGATGGCTCTTTCTGCGGATGAAGACGTGTTGACTTACACGAAAGGAAGTGTTGATACGGTTATCGAGTATCACACGATGAAGATACCACGGGGAGGGGAATATGTGTTGGTATTGTCCGATGGAACGACGGTTTATCTGAATGCGGAATCGGAGTTGATGTATCCGGTCAAATTCAGAGGGAATGACAGGCGGGTTTTTTTGAAAGGAGAGGCTTATTTTGACGTGAAAAGAGACACGAGTAAACCTTTTATTGTGGAGGCTAATTCATTAGACGTACGGGTTCTAGGAACGGAATTCGGAGTACGTGCTTACCAGGACGAGACATGTATTCGGACCACGCTCAAAAAGGGAAAAGTGAGCGTGGAAAACAAAGGGAGTGGAATAGTTCTTACCCCGGGTATGCAGGCCTCTTTTGACAAGGAAACGTCAAAGATGGACGTGCAGGAGGTAAACGTGAATTTGTTCTTGGCTTGGAAGGACGGGCGGTTAGTGTTTGATAATTGTTCACTGGAAAATATTCTGAAGGATCTAGGGAAATGGTACGATTTCGACGTTCGTTATGAACGGGAAGATGCTCGGTTAATACCGTTTTCCCTGAATATAAAGAAACACGATGCTTTTGCCGAGGTCCTTCACCTGCTTGAAGACACGGGATGTGTGGAATTTGATATAGAGAATAATATAGTTATTGTAAAATAA
- a CDS encoding coiled-coil domain-containing protein yields MENENLTKSKKDKTLMIIIGVLSAVLIVLFVFFLVEKKENRENMIAITAEKEELQQELTDLSHHYDNLKTDNDTLNAKLVHEQEKIATLMDKMKKFRNDSYAEINRYKREIGTLKTVLRSYVVQIDSLNQLNQKLLAENKEVKKQMDWVRERNKTLEKKTEKMEETLEKANTLAVENFHIYPINKRDKETTLKKCFQLKADFTISRNITAKRGPRMIYLRITRPDGEVLAASSKSFFKFQNASLTYSARREITYEGEKLDVAIYWPNDGSLTKGEYVADLFSDNQQIGSLKFILK; encoded by the coding sequence ATGGAAAATGAGAATTTAACTAAAAGCAAGAAAGATAAGACGTTAATGATAATTATCGGGGTGTTGTCCGCAGTTTTAATCGTACTCTTCGTGTTCTTCCTCGTGGAGAAAAAGGAAAACAGGGAAAATATGATTGCCATTACGGCCGAAAAAGAGGAATTGCAGCAAGAATTGACTGATTTGAGCCATCACTACGATAATCTGAAAACAGACAACGACACGTTGAACGCCAAACTCGTACACGAGCAAGAAAAGATTGCCACGTTGATGGATAAAATGAAGAAATTCCGAAATGATTCTTACGCTGAAATTAATCGTTACAAACGCGAGATCGGAACTTTAAAAACTGTTTTAAGAAGTTACGTGGTACAAATCGATTCGCTGAACCAACTGAATCAAAAGCTCCTTGCCGAAAACAAAGAGGTGAAGAAACAGATGGACTGGGTACGCGAACGCAATAAGACCTTAGAAAAGAAGACGGAAAAAATGGAAGAGACACTCGAAAAAGCCAACACGCTGGCCGTCGAAAATTTCCATATTTACCCGATCAACAAACGAGACAAGGAAACCACGTTGAAAAAATGTTTCCAATTAAAGGCAGACTTCACTATTTCCCGTAACATCACGGCAAAACGAGGTCCTAGAATGATCTACTTGCGGATCACCCGCCCGGATGGAGAAGTACTGGCTGCATCCAGCAAGTCATTCTTTAAATTCCAGAATGCCTCCTTGACCTATTCTGCCAGAAGAGAGATCACATACGAGGGAGAAAAATTGGATGTTGCCATCTATTGGCCGAATGACGGTAGTCTGACGAAAGGAGAATATGTAGCCGATCTGTTTTCGGATAATCAACAAATTGGTTCACTTAAATTTATTTTAAAATAA
- the guaA gene encoding glutamine-hydrolyzing GMP synthase, with protein MQEKILILDFGSQYTQLIARRVRELNVYCEIYPFNHYPALDASVKGVILSGSPFSVRDEKAPQPDLSSIKGKLPLLGVCYGAQYLAHYFGGEVKASNKREYGRANLSFVDNSCPLFKNISQHSQVWMSHGDTIEVLPSHYTVVASTSDVENAAYRVGGEETFGIQFHPEVYHSTEGTALLKNFVVDICGCKQDWTPDSFIETTVAELKEKIGEDRVILGLSGGVDSTVAAMLLHRAIGKNLTCIFVDNGLLRKNEFSDVLENYKELGLNVIGVDAGDLFLSRLAGIEDPEKKRKVIGATFVDVFDEESHKVKDAKWLGQGTIYPDVIESSSVNGPSQTIKSHHNVGGLPDYMKLKIVEPLRLLFKDEVRRVGKSLGLADKFLKRHPFPGPGLAIRILGEITKEKVRLLQEADYIYISMLQEEGLYDKVWQAGTILLPIKSVGVMGDERTYESVVALRAVESTDGMTADWCHLPYEFLAKVSNKIINNVRGINRVVYDISSKPPATIEWE; from the coding sequence ATGCAAGAGAAAATTCTAATACTGGATTTCGGTTCACAGTACACGCAGTTGATAGCGAGACGCGTGCGGGAACTGAATGTCTATTGCGAGATTTACCCTTTCAATCACTACCCTGCACTTGATGCGTCCGTGAAAGGTGTGATCCTTTCGGGAAGTCCTTTTTCCGTGCGTGACGAGAAGGCCCCGCAACCGGATTTGTCTTCTATAAAAGGAAAATTACCGTTGCTGGGAGTATGTTACGGAGCTCAGTATCTGGCCCATTATTTCGGGGGTGAAGTCAAGGCCTCGAACAAAAGAGAGTACGGTCGGGCGAATTTATCATTTGTTGATAATTCCTGCCCGTTGTTCAAAAATATCAGCCAACATTCACAAGTGTGGATGTCTCACGGTGACACGATAGAGGTGTTACCCTCGCATTACACGGTGGTTGCCAGCACGTCTGACGTGGAGAATGCCGCTTACCGTGTCGGGGGAGAAGAAACTTTCGGTATTCAATTTCACCCGGAGGTGTACCACAGCACGGAAGGAACCGCTTTGTTGAAGAATTTCGTGGTGGACATCTGTGGTTGTAAACAGGACTGGACACCGGATTCTTTTATCGAAACTACGGTTGCCGAATTAAAGGAGAAGATTGGCGAAGACCGGGTGATTCTTGGTTTATCAGGGGGGGTAGATTCCACCGTTGCCGCTATGTTATTACACCGGGCTATCGGTAAGAATTTGACTTGTATTTTCGTGGACAATGGTTTGTTGCGGAAAAACGAATTCTCGGATGTACTTGAGAATTACAAGGAACTCGGCTTGAACGTGATCGGTGTGGATGCGGGAGATCTTTTCCTTTCCCGTTTGGCAGGTATCGAAGATCCCGAGAAGAAACGTAAGGTTATTGGAGCAACATTCGTGGACGTGTTCGACGAAGAGTCGCATAAAGTGAAAGATGCAAAATGGTTGGGGCAAGGTACGATTTACCCGGATGTGATTGAATCATCGTCAGTAAATGGACCGTCACAGACCATCAAGTCACATCATAACGTGGGAGGTTTACCCGATTACATGAAACTGAAGATCGTGGAACCTTTACGTCTGTTATTCAAGGATGAAGTTCGTCGTGTGGGTAAGAGCCTCGGTTTAGCGGATAAGTTCTTAAAACGTCATCCTTTCCCGGGACCGGGTTTGGCTATCCGTATTTTGGGTGAAATCACGAAAGAGAAAGTGAGATTATTGCAGGAGGCTGACTACATTTATATTTCCATGCTTCAAGAAGAAGGTCTGTACGATAAAGTATGGCAAGCTGGAACCATCTTGCTGCCGATTAAGAGTGTCGGGGTAATGGGAGACGAGCGTACTTACGAAAGTGTGGTAGCCCTGCGTGCAGTGGAGTCAACGGACGGGATGACAGCCGATTGGTGTCACCTGCCATACGAATTCTTGGCAAAAGTGTCTAACAAGATTATTAATAACGTCCGGGGAATTAACCGCGTTGTTTATGACATCAGCTCAAAACCACCAGCCACGATTGAGTGGGAATAG
- the thiE gene encoding thiamine phosphate synthase, with protein MRIYLVTDERLLLGKDLYRTVEAAVKGGVSMVQLREKESSTREFVERAIRLKEVLTPYGVPLIINDRVDVALAADADGVHVGQSDMPYEMVKRLLPEGKIIGLSVESPEQVLEANNYDLDYVAASPVFSTTTKTNTIVEWGLDGLRWIRSVSRHPLVAIGGIHSNNVASICKAGADSVAVISAIVSADDPERAARELLEKSGEPH; from the coding sequence ATGCGAATTTATTTGGTTACGGATGAAAGGTTATTGTTAGGGAAGGACTTGTATCGTACGGTAGAGGCTGCTGTAAAAGGTGGGGTGAGTATGGTACAGTTACGGGAAAAAGAGTCGTCAACCCGAGAATTTGTTGAACGGGCAATTCGGTTGAAAGAAGTGTTGACTCCTTACGGGGTCCCTCTGATTATTAATGACCGGGTGGATGTTGCGTTGGCGGCTGATGCTGATGGGGTACACGTGGGACAAAGCGATATGCCTTACGAGATGGTTAAGCGGTTACTGCCGGAAGGGAAAATTATCGGCTTATCTGTGGAATCACCGGAACAAGTGTTGGAGGCCAATAACTATGACTTGGATTATGTGGCAGCAAGTCCCGTGTTTTCGACCACGACGAAAACAAATACCATCGTAGAATGGGGATTGGACGGCTTACGCTGGATCAGATCCGTTTCCCGCCATCCGTTAGTTGCCATCGGGGGAATTCATTCCAATAACGTGGCGTCGATATGCAAGGCCGGGGCGGATAGCGTGGCGGTAATCTCAGCAATTGTCTCTGCTGACGATCCGGAACGTGCAGCACGAGAATTATTGGAAAAAAGCGGTGAACCTCACTAA
- a CDS encoding sodium-dependent transporter, with product MHNTRDSFGSKFGAIAALAGSAVGLGNIWKFPYEVGNNGGGAFLLVYIFFTVAIGLPVMLSEFALGRYSGRNAFGTFDRLEPKTAWRYFGVLVLLAATMILSFYGTIAGWTLEYVFKSFTFSFHANTNVNLNSMFSDFITNPYKPVFWQIVFMALTGFIVLAGVKKGIERYTKLMMPLLFVLIVILGIRACTLDGAMEGIKFLFLPKFSELTSQGVLSALGQAFFSLSIGMGVLLTYASYIKKDENLTSISLQVICADTLIAVLAGIAIFPAVFAFNIAPDSGPGLVFLTLPQVFQSMAFGQLWAILFFLLLTMAALTSSISLLEVIVAFFVEEKHISRRKATVISTVIVTIFGILCTLSFGPLKEVHIGNLSIFGIFDYISSNILLPVGGILISIYVGWRFDRRLLETELTNNGELKLGLLKLLIFVLKYVAPLFILVILLHSLGLF from the coding sequence ATGCACAACACGAGAGATAGTTTTGGCTCTAAATTCGGGGCAATAGCTGCCCTAGCTGGTTCTGCGGTCGGCTTGGGAAATATCTGGAAATTTCCCTACGAGGTGGGGAATAATGGCGGGGGTGCCTTTCTTCTGGTATACATATTTTTCACGGTAGCCATAGGATTACCGGTAATGCTTTCGGAATTTGCTCTAGGACGCTATTCCGGAAGAAACGCTTTCGGAACCTTCGACCGACTGGAACCCAAAACAGCCTGGCGTTATTTCGGGGTACTGGTTCTTCTTGCAGCCACGATGATTCTCTCCTTTTACGGGACGATTGCCGGATGGACATTGGAATATGTCTTTAAATCTTTCACCTTCTCTTTTCATGCCAATACCAATGTTAACTTGAATTCCATGTTTTCGGACTTTATCACGAATCCCTATAAACCCGTGTTCTGGCAAATCGTGTTCATGGCACTCACCGGATTTATCGTGCTAGCAGGAGTAAAAAAAGGTATCGAACGATACACCAAACTCATGATGCCCCTCCTTTTCGTGCTTATCGTAATACTCGGAATCCGGGCATGTACGCTGGACGGGGCCATGGAAGGGATAAAATTTCTTTTCTTACCCAAGTTCTCAGAACTTACTTCGCAGGGAGTACTTTCTGCTCTGGGACAAGCCTTTTTCTCCTTGTCAATTGGCATGGGGGTTCTCTTGACTTACGCCTCTTACATCAAAAAAGATGAAAACCTGACTTCTATATCCTTGCAAGTGATTTGCGCAGACACGTTGATCGCCGTGTTGGCAGGAATTGCCATATTTCCCGCCGTGTTCGCCTTCAACATTGCACCGGATTCCGGACCGGGCCTTGTATTCCTCACGTTGCCACAAGTGTTCCAAAGCATGGCTTTCGGGCAACTATGGGCGATTCTTTTCTTTCTCCTGCTAACTATGGCCGCTCTCACGTCCTCTATTTCACTTCTGGAAGTAATCGTTGCCTTTTTCGTGGAAGAAAAACATATCAGCCGCCGCAAAGCGACTGTCATATCCACAGTAATTGTCACGATCTTCGGGATTTTATGCACACTTTCTTTTGGGCCGTTAAAAGAAGTCCATATCGGCAACTTGTCGATCTTCGGGATATTTGATTACATTAGTTCCAACATACTGCTGCCCGTGGGTGGAATCTTGATTTCTATTTACGTGGGATGGAGATTCGACCGCCGTTTACTAGAAACGGAATTAACCAATAATGGAGAATTGAAACTAGGATTACTGAAACTGTTGATATTCGTCCTAAAATATGTAGCACCCCTGTTTATCCTCGTGATACTATTACACTCACTAGGACTATTCTGA
- a CDS encoding carboxypeptidase-like regulatory domain-containing protein: MNKKILSLIILFLGVFSVMQAQNDGKIRVKGVVLDETTRQPIAFANIGIIGTAAGAASDMDGLFELIVSEKLATYMMRVSAVGYASAEMKVYEARDKGEVQILLKPVTYGIGEVDVTAESLVLKKLLENVVKNIGRNYIPRPYNYEGYFEYGVEVNDGEKKFKEAIVDIYDSEGYKRSNVEQTFKALNYNFSQVRRSGESGSAVDGLIYFDDIITADIVRNTRNILDLQNFRDFKLRSKGKFVYEGDSVQIVTYECLKPSLSNSGTANVTKFSGELYVELKSFAIIKNVMHITSSAFNLLGRNLLLAGDSPRHEVMATITTNYKRVSSYYFLSGVSIVYTYKDGADRIKGEMQYQTTKVSVNKTTPIAGRVYYEEVPTDHNFWDRYTIYLEEEE; encoded by the coding sequence ATGAATAAAAAGATACTATCATTAATTATTTTATTTTTAGGAGTGTTCTCGGTCATGCAAGCTCAGAATGACGGGAAGATTCGGGTAAAAGGTGTTGTGCTGGACGAGACAACACGGCAACCTATTGCTTTTGCAAATATCGGGATTATCGGAACTGCGGCGGGTGCAGCCTCGGATATGGATGGTTTGTTTGAGCTGATCGTGTCGGAAAAATTGGCAACTTACATGATGAGAGTGTCCGCTGTGGGATATGCATCCGCAGAGATGAAGGTGTATGAGGCAAGAGATAAAGGGGAAGTGCAAATTCTTCTGAAACCGGTAACTTACGGGATCGGAGAGGTGGACGTGACGGCCGAGTCTCTGGTGTTGAAGAAATTACTGGAGAACGTGGTGAAGAATATCGGGAGGAATTATATTCCGCGTCCCTATAATTATGAGGGATATTTCGAGTATGGTGTTGAGGTAAATGACGGGGAGAAGAAATTTAAGGAGGCGATCGTGGATATTTATGATAGTGAAGGATATAAGCGTTCGAACGTGGAGCAAACGTTTAAAGCGTTGAATTATAATTTCTCGCAGGTTCGCCGGAGCGGTGAAAGCGGTTCTGCTGTTGACGGTTTGATCTATTTCGATGATATAATTACGGCAGATATTGTTCGTAATACTCGTAATATACTGGATTTACAAAATTTCCGAGACTTCAAACTGAGAAGTAAAGGAAAATTCGTGTATGAAGGGGATTCCGTACAGATTGTTACTTATGAATGTCTGAAACCTTCCTTGTCAAACTCCGGTACGGCAAACGTAACGAAATTCAGCGGGGAATTGTACGTGGAATTAAAGAGTTTTGCGATTATAAAGAACGTGATGCATATAACTTCTTCTGCGTTTAACCTGTTGGGACGTAACTTGCTGCTTGCCGGGGATAGTCCTCGGCATGAGGTGATGGCCACAATCACTACGAACTATAAACGTGTTAGTTCATACTATTTCCTCAGTGGCGTAAGTATTGTTTACACTTACAAGGACGGTGCCGACCGGATTAAGGGTGAGATGCAGTACCAAACTACCAAGGTCAGTGTGAACAAGACGACGCCGATTGCCGGAAGAGTGTACTATGAGGAAGTACCCACCGATCACAATTTCTGGGATCGGTACACGATTTACTTGGAGGAAGAAGAATAG